In the Streptomyces fradiae ATCC 10745 = DSM 40063 genome, one interval contains:
- a CDS encoding DUF397 domain-containing protein, giving the protein MTDDLNWFKSSYSSGQGGECVEVAFTKSSYSSDQGGECVEVAACAHAVRVRDSKDTARPGLAVAPEAWSAFVRAVG; this is encoded by the coding sequence ATGACCGATGACCTGAACTGGTTCAAGAGCAGCTACAGCAGCGGCCAGGGCGGCGAGTGCGTCGAGGTCGCCTTCACCAAGTCCTCCTACAGCAGCGATCAGGGCGGCGAGTGCGTGGAGGTCGCCGCCTGTGCGCATGCCGTGCGGGTCCGGGACTCCAAGGACACCGCCCGTCCCGGTCTCGCCGTGGCACCCGAGGCGTGGAGCGCCTTCGTGCGCGCCGTGGGCTGA
- a CDS encoding MurR/RpiR family transcriptional regulator, translated as MTEELKETFTGALPPGPPAPAGGTPGAPSAPGTPADPSAHVAPGTPARPGTHVGPTAPGPAPAPVGAAPDPLAAKVRALAPSMTRSMQRVAEAVAADPAGCAALTVTGLAERTGTSEATVVRTARALGYPGYRDLRLALAGLAAQRTSGRPPAVTSDITVDDPVEAVVAKLARDEQQTLADTAAALDTAQLAAAVTALADARRIDVYGIGASGLVAQDLAQKLLRIGLVAHAHSDPHVAVTGAVQLRTGDVAVAITHSGATADVIEPLRVAFERGATTVAVTGRPDGPVAQYADHLLTTSTARETELRPAAMSSRTSQLLVVDCLFTCVTQRTYATAAPALSASYEALAHRRTPRQRTHPR; from the coding sequence GTGACCGAGGAGCTGAAGGAAACTTTCACCGGGGCCCTGCCGCCCGGGCCGCCCGCACCGGCCGGCGGCACGCCCGGCGCCCCCTCCGCCCCCGGCACGCCCGCCGACCCCTCCGCCCACGTCGCCCCCGGCACGCCCGCCCGCCCCGGTACGCACGTCGGCCCCACCGCCCCCGGCCCCGCCCCCGCCCCCGTCGGCGCGGCGCCCGATCCGCTCGCCGCGAAGGTCCGCGCCCTCGCCCCGTCCATGACGCGGTCCATGCAGCGCGTCGCCGAGGCCGTCGCGGCCGACCCGGCGGGCTGCGCCGCGCTCACCGTCACCGGTCTCGCCGAACGCACGGGCACCAGCGAGGCGACCGTCGTCCGCACCGCCCGCGCCCTCGGCTACCCCGGCTACCGGGACCTGCGCCTCGCCCTCGCCGGGCTGGCCGCGCAGCGCACCTCGGGCCGGCCGCCGGCCGTCACGTCCGACATCACCGTGGACGACCCGGTCGAGGCCGTCGTCGCCAAGCTCGCCCGCGACGAGCAGCAGACCCTCGCCGACACGGCCGCCGCGCTCGACACGGCGCAGCTCGCCGCCGCCGTCACCGCCCTCGCGGACGCCCGCCGGATCGACGTGTACGGGATCGGTGCCTCCGGCCTGGTCGCCCAGGACCTGGCGCAGAAGCTGCTGCGCATAGGGCTGGTCGCGCACGCCCACAGCGACCCGCACGTCGCCGTGACCGGCGCGGTGCAGCTCCGCACGGGGGACGTGGCCGTCGCCATCACCCACTCGGGCGCCACCGCCGACGTCATCGAACCGCTGCGCGTCGCCTTCGAGCGCGGCGCCACCACCGTCGCCGTCACCGGCCGCCCGGACGGCCCGGTCGCGCAGTACGCGGACCACCTGCTGACCACGTCCACGGCGCGCGAGACGGAGCTGAGACCGGCGGCCATGTCGTCCCGCACGAGCCAACTGCTGGTGGTGGACTGCCTCTTCACGTGTGTCACGCAGCGGACGTACGCGACGGCCGCGCCCGCGCTCTCCGCGTCGTACGAGGCGCTGGCCCACCGCCGCACCCCGCGCCAGCGCACCCACCCGCGCTGA
- the murQ gene encoding N-acetylmuramic acid 6-phosphate etherase, translating to MNDPVREPATLRAQLGTLATEEFRPDLADVDTWPTLDIARAMNAGDRAVPEAVAAQLPRIAAAVDAIAARMARGGRLVYAGAGTAGRLGVLDASECPPTFNADPSQVVGLIAGGPDALVRSVEGAEDSAALAHEDLKALGLSERDTVVGVSASGRTPYALGAVEYGRDAGALTVGLACNTGSALAAAADLAVEVVVGPEFISGSTRLKSGTAQKLVLNMISTITMIRLGKTYGNLMVDVRATNAKLRARSHRIVAQATGASDEEIARALEATGGEVKHAVLVLLGGVDAPTAARLLAEHHGHLRAALAAAP from the coding sequence ATGAACGACCCCGTCCGGGAACCCGCAACCCTCCGAGCCCAGTTGGGCACCCTCGCCACCGAGGAGTTCCGCCCCGACCTGGCGGACGTCGACACGTGGCCCACCCTCGACATCGCCCGCGCCATGAACGCCGGCGACCGCGCCGTGCCCGAGGCGGTGGCCGCGCAGCTCCCGCGGATCGCGGCGGCCGTCGACGCCATCGCGGCCCGCATGGCGCGCGGCGGGCGCCTCGTCTACGCGGGCGCGGGCACGGCCGGGCGGCTCGGGGTGCTGGACGCCAGCGAGTGCCCGCCCACCTTCAACGCCGACCCGTCGCAGGTCGTCGGCCTCATCGCGGGCGGCCCCGACGCGCTCGTACGGTCGGTGGAGGGCGCCGAGGACTCCGCCGCCCTCGCCCACGAGGACCTGAAGGCGCTGGGCCTCTCCGAGCGGGACACGGTGGTCGGCGTGTCCGCGTCGGGCCGCACCCCGTACGCGCTGGGGGCCGTCGAGTACGGGCGGGACGCGGGCGCCCTGACGGTGGGCCTCGCCTGCAACACGGGCAGCGCCCTCGCGGCGGCGGCCGACCTGGCGGTCGAGGTGGTCGTCGGGCCGGAGTTCATCAGCGGCTCGACGCGCCTGAAGTCCGGTACGGCGCAGAAGCTCGTCCTCAACATGATCTCGACGATCACCATGATCCGCCTCGGCAAGACGTACGGGAACCTGATGGTGGACGTCCGCGCCACCAACGCCAAGCTGCGGGCCCGCTCGCACCGGATCGTCGCGCAGGCCACGGGCGCCTCCGACGAGGAGATAGCGCGCGCCCTGGAGGCGACGGGCGGCGAGGTGAAGCACGCCGTGCTCGTCCTGCTGGGCGGGGTCGACGCACCGACCGCCGCGCGCCTCCTCGCGGAGCACCACGGTCATCTCCGCGCCGCACTGGCGGCGGCCCCCTGA
- a CDS encoding PTS transporter subunit EIIC encodes MTTTEDPHSSDPTPDDPSGPQRPAPPAGSAPPGGSAPPGGSAPPGGPTPPGGPTPPDGLPPPAAPAPPTEAATPATPHQATATTPHQATAAALLPLVGGAANVGAVAHCMTRLRLTLHDRALVRDAEVRAHPAVLGVVEEGAAYQIVLGPGTVARVTPEFQALLARSAAAPPQTPPGTQAAPATDPPHEARPVRRALRRVANVFVPLIPALIGCGVIAGLNGLLVNLGALPSLTPALTVIASGFMALIAVFVGYNTAQEFGGTPVLGGAVAAIVVYAGVAEVEVFGQPLAPGQGGVLGALAAAFLATRVEKWCRHRVPEALDVLVTPTLTVLVAGLVTVYGLMYAAGKVAAAIGTATDGLLAQGGAAAGFVLGGLFLPLVMLGLHQALIPLHATLIEQQGYTALLPVLAMAGAGQVGAALAVYVRLRRAEGLRRTIRSALPAGLLGVGEPLIYGVTLPLGRPFATACVGGAVGGGVIGLFGMWGDTVGSTAIGPSGWALFPLLSGPGGALATVGAYAAGLLAGYAAGFVTTYFFGLRGVTAPAP; translated from the coding sequence ATGACGACGACCGAAGACCCCCACTCGTCGGACCCCACCCCGGACGACCCGTCCGGCCCACAACGCCCCGCCCCGCCGGCCGGCTCCGCCCCACCCGGCGGCTCCGCCCCACCCGGCGGCTCCGCCCCACCCGGCGGCCCCACCCCACCCGGCGGCCCCACCCCGCCGGACGGCCTCCCTCCGCCGGCCGCCCCCGCCCCACCCACCGAAGCCGCCACCCCCGCCACCCCCCACCAGGCGACGGCCACCACCCCCCACCAGGCGACGGCCGCCGCCCTCCTCCCGCTCGTGGGCGGCGCGGCGAACGTCGGGGCGGTCGCGCACTGCATGACCCGCCTGCGCCTCACCCTCCACGACCGGGCCCTCGTGCGGGACGCCGAGGTGCGCGCGCACCCGGCGGTGCTGGGCGTGGTGGAGGAGGGGGCGGCGTACCAGATCGTGCTGGGCCCCGGCACGGTCGCCCGGGTCACCCCGGAGTTCCAGGCGCTGCTCGCACGGTCGGCGGCGGCGCCCCCGCAGACCCCGCCCGGCACACAGGCGGCCCCCGCCACCGACCCGCCCCACGAGGCCCGCCCGGTGCGCCGCGCCCTGCGCCGCGTCGCGAACGTCTTCGTGCCGCTCATCCCCGCGCTCATCGGCTGCGGCGTCATCGCCGGTCTGAACGGCCTGCTCGTCAACCTCGGCGCGCTGCCCTCCCTCACGCCCGCCCTGACCGTCATCGCGTCCGGGTTCATGGCGCTCATCGCGGTGTTCGTCGGCTACAACACGGCGCAGGAGTTCGGCGGGACGCCCGTCCTGGGCGGGGCGGTCGCGGCGATCGTGGTGTACGCGGGGGTGGCCGAGGTCGAGGTGTTCGGGCAGCCCCTGGCGCCCGGCCAGGGCGGGGTGCTGGGCGCGCTGGCGGCGGCGTTCCTGGCGACGCGCGTCGAGAAGTGGTGCCGCCACCGGGTGCCCGAGGCGCTGGACGTGCTGGTCACCCCCACCCTGACGGTCCTCGTCGCGGGGCTGGTGACCGTGTACGGGCTGATGTACGCGGCCGGGAAGGTCGCGGCGGCCATCGGCACGGCCACCGACGGGCTCCTCGCGCAGGGTGGGGCGGCGGCCGGTTTCGTGCTGGGCGGGCTGTTCCTGCCGCTCGTCATGCTGGGCCTGCACCAGGCGCTGATCCCGCTGCACGCCACGCTGATCGAGCAGCAGGGGTACACGGCCCTGCTGCCGGTCCTCGCGATGGCGGGCGCCGGCCAGGTGGGCGCGGCGCTCGCCGTGTACGTGCGGCTGCGGCGCGCCGAGGGCCTGCGCCGCACGATCCGCTCGGCGCTCCCGGCGGGCCTGCTGGGCGTCGGCGAACCGCTCATCTACGGCGTGACGCTGCCGCTGGGCCGCCCGTTCGCGACGGCGTGCGTGGGCGGGGCGGTCGGCGGGGGAGTGATCGGCCTGTTCGGGATGTGGGGCGACACGGTCGGGTCGACGGCGATCGGCCCCTCGGGCTGGGCGCTGTTCCCGCTGCTGTCCGGTCCGGGCGGCGCCCTGGCCACGGTCGGGGCCTACGCGGCGGGGCTGCTGGCCGGGTACGCGGCGGGCTTCGTGACGACGTACTTCTTCGGCCTGCGGGGCGTGACGGCACCCGCCCCGTGA
- a CDS encoding FG-GAP-like repeat-containing protein, whose amino-acid sequence MRVPLLRRLATLATALGLTSLGLLGATAAPAQAAISDCPSGYFCAWKTDNGTGTMYKTNADQATLGAWDNTFRSVVNRTGKYACLYDDPNHGTSGMVGVWDPDPAGTEWVHDQGNVSSLKFVATSRECVSPAYPAWYASPAPEAQGFADMNGDAQADVLVRDKAGRLWFLRGDGSGQLIGNSGWNVFNGLVRHGDLSGDGREDVIAREASTGRLWLYTGTGSGTLSGRTLIGNSGWNAMSRLVGYGDLTGDGRTDLLAVEKSTGRLWLYPGTSTGALGARKLIGNGGWNAMNALVGAGDMNGDGRPDLIAREASTGKLWLYPGGTGALGARVLVGSGGWNVMEHILGLGDINGDGNADLATSTTSAFANDTCRGVGCHLVYHGRGTGSLQPGEVVAVDWHHLNGIF is encoded by the coding sequence ATGCGCGTACCACTGCTGCGGCGCCTGGCCACGCTGGCCACGGCACTGGGGCTCACCTCGCTCGGTCTCCTCGGCGCCACCGCGGCGCCCGCGCAGGCGGCGATCAGCGACTGCCCGTCGGGCTACTTCTGCGCCTGGAAGACCGACAACGGCACCGGCACCATGTACAAGACCAACGCGGACCAGGCGACGCTGGGCGCCTGGGACAACACGTTCCGCTCGGTCGTGAACCGCACCGGCAAGTACGCCTGCCTGTACGACGACCCGAACCACGGCACGTCCGGCATGGTCGGCGTGTGGGACCCGGACCCGGCCGGCACCGAGTGGGTCCACGACCAGGGCAACGTCAGCTCGCTGAAGTTCGTCGCCACCTCACGCGAGTGCGTTTCCCCGGCCTACCCGGCCTGGTACGCGTCGCCCGCCCCCGAGGCGCAGGGCTTCGCCGACATGAACGGCGACGCACAGGCCGACGTCCTCGTCCGGGACAAGGCCGGGCGCCTGTGGTTCCTGCGCGGCGACGGCAGCGGGCAGCTGATCGGCAACAGCGGCTGGAACGTCTTCAACGGCCTGGTCCGCCACGGCGACCTCAGCGGTGACGGCCGCGAGGACGTGATCGCCCGCGAGGCGTCCACCGGCAGGCTGTGGCTGTACACCGGCACGGGCAGCGGCACCCTGAGCGGCCGCACGCTGATCGGCAACAGCGGCTGGAACGCCATGAGCCGGCTGGTCGGCTACGGCGACCTGACCGGCGACGGCCGTACGGACCTGCTGGCCGTCGAGAAGTCCACCGGCCGGCTGTGGCTGTACCCGGGCACGTCCACGGGCGCCCTGGGCGCGCGCAAGCTGATCGGCAACGGCGGCTGGAACGCCATGAACGCCCTCGTCGGCGCGGGCGACATGAACGGCGACGGCCGCCCCGACCTGATCGCCCGCGAAGCCTCCACCGGCAAGCTGTGGCTGTACCCGGGCGGCACCGGAGCCCTCGGCGCCCGCGTCCTGGTCGGCTCCGGCGGCTGGAACGTCATGGAGCACATCCTCGGCCTGGGCGACATCAACGGCGACGGCAACGCCGACCTGGCCACCTCCACGACCAGCGCCTTCGCGAACGACACGTGCCGCGGAGTCGGCTGCCACCTCGTCTACCACGGCAGGGGCACCGGCTCCCTCCAGCCGGGCGAGGTCGTCGCGGTCGACTGGCACCACCTGAACGGCATCTTCTGA
- a CDS encoding LLM class flavin-dependent oxidoreductase, with the protein MRFGLLYQLQLPRPWERDSEERLLREALEQIELADRLGYDHVWATEHHFLEEYSHSSAPEVFLAAAAARTKRIRLSHGIVTLSPSVNHPARVAERIATLDLISGGRVDFGTGQGSSQMELDGFGVDRAAKRDQWREALGVVTRMLAEEPFTGHKGRWIDVPPRNVVPKPRQRPHPPLWVGCTARPTIEAAARAGLGALALSFAAPEEAKEWADLYYEVIASDACVPAGLAVNPNFAVALPFMCHRDEETALDRGLDGAQFWSYALMYYYFLGRHRPGGSDMWRSFQEARARHGLTRDPSGAPPAPGSPEARLAEMASLRQGIGTPEQLADLVRRYEAAGVDQVIFAAQLGRNRHEHICASLRLFAQEVMPEFAARRPARDAAKRDRLAAPVRRALARREHAPTDIGDYAVGPELGA; encoded by the coding sequence ATGCGTTTCGGACTGCTGTACCAGCTCCAGTTGCCCCGGCCGTGGGAGCGCGACAGCGAGGAGCGCCTCCTCCGGGAGGCGCTGGAGCAGATCGAACTGGCCGACCGGCTCGGCTACGACCACGTGTGGGCGACGGAGCACCACTTCCTGGAGGAGTACTCCCACTCCTCGGCGCCCGAGGTGTTCCTGGCCGCCGCCGCCGCCCGGACGAAGCGCATCCGGCTCTCCCACGGCATCGTCACGCTCTCCCCGTCGGTGAACCACCCGGCGCGTGTCGCGGAGCGGATCGCGACACTGGACCTGATCTCCGGCGGGCGCGTCGACTTCGGTACGGGGCAGGGCAGTTCGCAGATGGAGCTGGACGGCTTCGGGGTGGACCGGGCCGCCAAGCGGGACCAGTGGCGGGAGGCGCTGGGGGTGGTGACGCGGATGCTGGCGGAGGAGCCGTTCACCGGGCACAAGGGCCGCTGGATCGACGTGCCGCCGCGCAACGTCGTACCCAAGCCGAGGCAGCGCCCGCACCCGCCGCTGTGGGTGGGCTGCACGGCGCGGCCCACCATCGAGGCCGCCGCGCGGGCGGGGCTCGGCGCGCTGGCGCTGTCGTTCGCGGCGCCCGAGGAGGCCAAGGAGTGGGCCGACCTGTACTACGAGGTGATCGCCTCGGACGCGTGCGTACCGGCCGGGCTCGCGGTGAACCCGAACTTCGCGGTGGCGCTGCCGTTCATGTGCCACCGGGACGAGGAGACGGCGCTCGACCGGGGGCTGGACGGGGCGCAGTTCTGGTCGTACGCGCTCATGTACTACTACTTCCTCGGCAGGCACCGCCCCGGCGGCAGCGACATGTGGCGCTCGTTCCAGGAGGCACGCGCCCGGCACGGCCTGACCCGCGACCCCTCGGGCGCACCGCCCGCCCCGGGCAGCCCCGAGGCGCGGCTGGCGGAGATGGCGTCGCTCCGGCAGGGCATCGGCACCCCGGAGCAACTGGCCGACCTGGTGCGCCGGTACGAGGCCGCCGGGGTCGACCAGGTCATCTTCGCGGCGCAGCTCGGGAGGAACCGGCACGAGCACATCTGCGCGTCGCTGCGGCTCTTCGCCCAGGAGGTGATGCCCGAGTTCGCGGCCCGCCGCCCGGCCCGCGACGCGGCCAAGCGGGACCGCCTCGCCGCCCCGGTCCGCCGCGCCCTGGCCCGCAGGGAGCACGCCCCGACCGACATCGGCGACTACGCGGTGGGGCCGGAACTGGGGGCTTGA
- a CDS encoding flavin reductase family protein, with product MNGTTTEAPARPHRTITPSVLYFGTPVVLLTTENPDGTPNLAAFSSAWALGQTVVLGLGRDSRTAHNLADRHGLVVNLPSPDLWPAVERLAPLTGADPVPPEKRPVYRYEPDKFAAAGLTPQASVRVRPPRVAQCPLQLEARVRQRTRSADGSFWTVEAEVVHVHADPAVTVPDTQYVDPARWSPLVYNFRHYHGLGPELGHGFRSETAPLRTR from the coding sequence ATGAACGGCACCACCACCGAGGCCCCCGCCCGTCCGCACCGCACCATCACGCCCAGCGTCCTGTACTTCGGCACCCCGGTCGTACTGCTCACCACCGAGAACCCGGACGGCACGCCCAACCTGGCGGCGTTCTCGTCCGCGTGGGCGCTCGGCCAGACGGTGGTGCTCGGCCTGGGCCGGGACAGCCGCACCGCGCACAACCTGGCCGACCGCCACGGCCTCGTCGTCAACCTGCCGTCGCCGGACCTGTGGCCGGCCGTGGAGCGCCTGGCCCCGCTGACCGGCGCCGACCCGGTACCGCCGGAGAAGCGGCCCGTCTACCGGTACGAGCCGGACAAGTTCGCCGCCGCCGGACTGACCCCGCAGGCGTCGGTACGGGTCCGGCCGCCGCGCGTCGCGCAGTGCCCGCTCCAGCTGGAGGCCCGCGTACGGCAGCGCACCCGCAGCGCGGACGGCTCGTTCTGGACGGTGGAGGCGGAGGTCGTGCACGTCCACGCCGACCCGGCCGTCACCGTCCCGGACACGCAGTACGTCGACCCGGCCCGGTGGAGCCCGCTCGTCTACAACTTCCGCCACTACCACGGCCTCGGCCCGGAGCTGGGCCACGGCTTCCGCTCCGAGACGGCCCCCCTCCGCACCCGCTGA
- a CDS encoding helix-turn-helix domain-containing protein: MNNGKKPSSGSTGAAKVFGRLLRFHRERAGITMEVLGKHTSYSKSQVAMIEKGERRPKDHFVRVADEVLGAQGALLEVAQEITPSGVAAWFEDYLVEEAQAAGIHMYANHVIPGLLQSPHYAEAVFRCDVPALDEDEIETGVAARIDRQKVYHRDPRPHVTYILEKITLTRPIGGREVLKDCLLHLLDIARLPNVEIQVMPEDRTTHAGLSGPFILLETAGRRRQLVYVEGQGGRYFLSEQPLLGDLFTRHGTMRAQSMSPEDSVRLIEQVAREL, encoded by the coding sequence GTGAACAACGGCAAGAAACCGAGCAGCGGATCGACCGGCGCGGCGAAGGTGTTCGGGCGGCTGCTCAGGTTCCATCGCGAGCGGGCCGGGATCACGATGGAGGTGCTGGGCAAGCACACCTCGTACTCCAAGTCCCAGGTGGCGATGATCGAGAAGGGCGAGCGCAGGCCGAAGGACCACTTCGTGCGGGTCGCGGACGAGGTGCTGGGTGCACAGGGTGCACTCCTGGAGGTCGCGCAGGAGATCACCCCGAGCGGGGTGGCCGCGTGGTTCGAGGACTATCTGGTGGAGGAGGCGCAGGCGGCGGGAATCCACATGTACGCCAATCATGTGATCCCCGGCTTGCTGCAGAGTCCCCATTACGCCGAGGCGGTCTTCAGGTGTGATGTGCCCGCGTTGGACGAGGACGAGATCGAGACAGGAGTCGCCGCCCGTATCGACCGGCAGAAGGTGTACCACCGGGACCCCCGGCCGCACGTCACCTACATCCTGGAGAAGATCACGCTGACCCGGCCCATCGGCGGCCGTGAGGTGCTCAAGGACTGCCTGCTGCACCTGCTCGACATCGCCCGGCTGCCCAACGTCGAGATCCAGGTGATGCCGGAGGATCGGACGACGCACGCGGGACTGAGCGGGCCGTTCATTCTGCTGGAGACGGCCGGGCGCCGACGGCAGCTCGTCTACGTGGAAGGCCAGGGCGGTCGCTACTTTCTCAGCGAACAGCCGCTGCTCGGCGACCTGTTCACACGCCATGGCACTATGCGAGCGCAGTCCATGTCCCCCGAAGACTCCGTACGACTGATCGAACAGGTGGCACGAGAGCTATGA
- a CDS encoding DUF4031 domain-containing protein, translating to MTLYIDPPNWPGRGRMWSHLVSDVSFEELHAGAAAIGCPPRAFDGDHYDIPAERYADAVAAGAVEVGSKELVRRLTAAGLRRPKGRPRA from the coding sequence GTGACCCTGTACATCGACCCGCCGAACTGGCCGGGGCGCGGCCGCATGTGGTCGCACCTGGTCAGCGACGTGTCGTTCGAGGAACTGCACGCGGGGGCCGCCGCGATCGGCTGCCCCCCGCGCGCCTTCGACGGCGACCACTACGACATCCCGGCCGAGCGGTACGCCGACGCGGTGGCGGCGGGCGCCGTCGAGGTGGGGTCGAAGGAACTGGTACGGCGCCTCACGGCGGCGGGGCTGCGCCGCCCGAAGGGGCGCCCCCGCGCGTGA